The proteins below come from a single Saccharopolyspora sp. SCSIO 74807 genomic window:
- a CDS encoding N-acetyltransferase family protein: MNYGHRLATRDDLPAIVDIYNSSIPDKTSTCDLEPVTVADRTAWFDASDPRIRPIWVGYESDAPQIVTGYLSFDRFLNGRPGYDVTADIAVYLHPEHRGSGQGSHLLGEAVQHAPELGVRNLAASIFASNEASIRLFLRHGFQRWGLLPEVADLGGVVRDLVFMGRPVGAPRS; the protein is encoded by the coding sequence GACATCTACAACAGCTCGATCCCGGACAAGACCAGCACTTGCGATTTGGAGCCGGTCACGGTCGCCGACCGGACCGCGTGGTTCGACGCCTCGGACCCGCGAATCCGGCCGATCTGGGTCGGCTACGAATCGGACGCACCGCAGATCGTGACCGGTTACCTGTCTTTCGACCGGTTCCTGAACGGTCGGCCCGGGTACGACGTGACCGCAGACATCGCGGTGTACCTGCATCCGGAGCACCGCGGCAGCGGGCAGGGCAGCCACCTGCTGGGCGAAGCTGTCCAGCACGCGCCCGAACTCGGCGTGCGGAACCTGGCCGCGAGCATCTTCGCCAGCAACGAGGCCAGCATCCGGCTCTTCCTGCGGCACGGCTTTCAGCGATGGGGACTGCTGCCGGAAGTGGCCGATCTGGGCGGCGTGGTGCGAGATCTGGTTTTCATGGGACGGCCGGTGGGCGCGCCTCGGTCGTAA